Genomic window (Streptomyces sp. RerS4):
CGACTGGCCCGCCTCGCACCGCACGGCACCCACCTGTCCGTCCCGCACGGCGACCACCTCCTGGGCAACGCCCGAGCCGACTGGCTGCCGCTCGTCACGGACTGGATCACACGCACCCTCACAGGAGTAACGGCATGAACCGCTTCACCGGAAAGACCGTCCTCATCACCGGCGGCACCAGCGGCATGGGGCTGGCGACCGCGCACCGGCTCGTCGTCGAAGGCGCCCGGGTCGTCATCACCGGCCGCACCCGCGCCCGGGTGGACGCCGCCGTCGCGGCCCTCGGCGCGAACGCCTCGGGCGTCGTGGCCGACGTCGCCGAACTCGGCGCGGTGGAGGCACTGATGGGAACGGTGCGCGACCGTCACGGTCGCATCGACAGCCTCTTCGCGAATGCGGGTGCTGGCACGTTCCTGCCGTTCGAGAGCATCACCGAGGTCGACTTCGACCACACCGTCGACGTCAACCTGAAGGGTGTGTTCTTCACCGTCCAGAAGGCGCTGCCGCTGCTCGTCGACGGGGGCTCGATCGTCATCAACGCGTCCTGGACCCTGCACCGGGGCAACAGCGTCCTCACCCTGTACTCCGCGACCAAGGCCGCGGCGCACAACCTGGCCCGGACCCTCGCCGCCGCACTCGCTCCGCGCGGTATCCGCGTCAACTCCGTGAGCCCGGGGTACATCGACACCCCCATGTACCGGGCGTACGCACCGAGCGAGGCGGAAGCGGCGGCGGTGTCCGCCGGGATCGTCGCCGGGCGGCTCGGACGCCCGGAGGAGGTCGCGGCGGCGGTGGCGTTCCTCGCCTCGTCCGACGCGTCCTACGTCAACGGCCAGGACCTCGTCATAGACGGCGGCCTGGTCGGGGCGGTACCCGCCTGACGACGCCCCGGGGGCCATCCCCGCGCAGGCGGGGAGCAGGTTGCCGGCCCGGGAGTCCATGCGGGCGGCGAGCGGGCGGGACTACGGGGCGATCCGTTTGTAGTAGTGCCAGGGGAACGAGCCGGGGCCTACGCGGGTCCAGCCCTCGGTGGTGAGGCGGCGGCGCTGGCCCACGAGGGCACGGCGGTGTTCCCAGGTCCGGTCCGAGGCCTCGACCACGAGGCGCAGGGGGCCGTAGTCGACCAGGTGCCAGCCGCCGCGCCCCGCTTCCTCCAGCGCGGCCATTTCGGTGAAGGCCGTGACCGGGGTGATGACCCGCCGTTCCGGGCCGTCGGCCGGTTCCGGGTGGGCGGGGGGCGACGGCGGCTTGACGGCGAACCGCTGCTGGGCGGCCTGCCGGCTGACGCCGAGGACCCCGCCGACCGCGTCCCAGCTGTGGCCTGCGGCACGGGCCCCCTGGATGGCCTCGCGTAGCAGCCGGCTCGACTCCTCCGCGCCGACGCGGGCGGCGGCCACCAGCCGGAGGTAGCCCTCGCCGTCGTGTTCCAGCGACGCGGCCAACCCTTCGGGCGCCGCCAGGACCGCGCTCGCGATCGACTCGCGGATGCGGTCGGCCTCCGCCGCGCCGATCAGGCTCCCGCCGGTCACCGGCCGCCGTCCGCGGAGGGGGCGAGGGGACCCAGGGGCTCCAGCGCGTCGAGGCGTTCCTCGTCGCGCGCCGCCTCGCCTCGGTCGGTCCGCTGCCACTCGGCGGGCAGGGAGGCGGCCAGGGCGCCCATGGCCGCGAAGAGGATGACGTCCGCGCCGATCAGGGCGGCGGTCGGACCGGCCCCGAGGCCGTCGGCCAGGGTCAGGGCCACGCTGATCAGGCTGATGGCGATCGCCAGGAAGCCGAACACCAGGGTGATCTGGAGAGCGCCGGCAGGGGACGAGGGCTTCGAAGAAACGTTCATGTCGTCAATGTTCCCTTGACATGATCCTTTTCGTCAAGGGCTTCTTGACATGGGATGGTGATGGCTACCGGCGGCGCGCCGCCAGGGCCGCGTTCGCCTTCATCAGGGCCGGCACCAGCAGGTACACCACGACCGGAATGGCTATCACCGTCAGGACCAGCGTCTGGACGGGCAGCGGTACGTCCCGCAGCAGCGGCCGCAGCAGGGCCAGGGCGACGGTGATGGTCGGGTAGACGGCCAGCCAGGTGATCACCGCGCGACGGTGGATGGACGGTGCGGCGGGTGCGGGTGCGGGTGCCGGTACGGGTGCGGTCATCGGAATCTCCCCTGGTATGCGGTCTGCGCGGCCGGGAAATCTGATCCCCAACCGTTCGGTTGGAGTCTTGCACAGCGGCGACCGCGAATCCAACCGAAAGGTTGGGAATAACCTAGGATGGGCCGCATGGCCTGGGACACCGCACGCACGAAGCAGCTCCTCCTCGATGCGGCCGTCGAGGAGTTCGCCGAATTCGGCCCCGAGGGCGCCCGGGTCGCCCGGGTGGCGACGCGCGCCGGCGTCAACAAGGAGCGGATCTACCAGTACTTCGGCAACAAGAAGCAGCTGTTCGCCTCGGTCCTGGAAAGCGAGATGGCGAAACTGGCCATCGCCGTGCCCCTCACCCCCGAGCAGGCGGCCGACCTCGGCGAATACGCGGGCCGCGCGTACGACTACCACCGCACCCACCCCCACTTCCTGCGGCTCCTGGCCTGGGAGGGGTTGATGTGCCAGGACCGGGTCGTCGCCGAGTACGAGCGCACCGACCACTACGAGCAGAAGGTCGCCGCCATCGCCGAGGCCCAGCGCGCGGGCGCGCTGACGGCCGACGTGCCGCCGGCGCAGCTCATGCAGACGGTGATCGCGTTGACCAGCAGTTGGTTCACGTTGCCGCAGATCGCCCGGATGCTGGTGCCCGAGGAGGGTGAGGGTGAGGGGCGAGACGTCCGGCGGGAGGCCCTGGTGGCGCTCGCCCGGCGGCTCACGCGGGCCTGAGGCACCGTGCCCCGATCAGGACCTCAGAGGTCGATCCGGTCAGAGGTCGATCCAGTAGCGGCGCTTGGCGCCGATCAGGGTTTCGCGTACGTCCTCCAGGACGCCGCCGTTGCGCTCGATGGTGCGGGCCGAGGCCTCGTTGTCGGGGTCGCAGGTGAGCAGGACCCGGTCCATCGCCAGCAGGCGCGCCTCGTACAGGGCCTCGCCGAGGGCCCAGGTGGCCACGCCGCGCCCGCGCGCGGAGGGGCGGACGCTGTAGCCGATGTGGCCGCCGGCGTCGAGGAGGAACGCGTTCAGGTAGTGCCGTAGGTCGATGCACCCCAGGTAGGTGTCGCCGTCGGCGATCCACCAGTACGTGGCGTGCACGCGCCCCTGCTCCACCGGGACGCTGCGGTCGCCGTACGCGCGCAGCCGCTCGGCCCAGGCCGCGAAGCCCTCCGCGGTGCGCACGTCGTCATCGGCGGCCAGGCCCGCGCCGTCCAGGTGCGCGTCCGACCCCCACTCCTCGCGGGCTTCGAGCCAGGAGGCGTGCAGTCGAGCCGTGGGGGCGATCAGAGCGGGCATGTCCTGGACGGTAACAGTCGGACGATCGGACCTCGCCATCGGACGTCGTCATCGGGCGGCGCCGGGAGCCCGATGCTCACGTGTGGGCCCAGCGGGCGGGGGCGAAGCCGTCGCCGTTCGCGCGGACCTCCAGCGCGCCGGCGCCGCCGAAGTGCGCCGGCAGGACCAGTTCACGTTCCGCCGCCGCCCGGCCGAGGATCCGGCGGCGGGTGGCGACCGCCTGCTCGGGGTCCTGGCAGAAGCAGCTGTTGTGGGCGGGGTCGAGGATCTGGACCGGGCTGTGGAGGAGGTCGCCGACGAAGACGGCCCGCTCCGCGCCGGAGGCGAGCCGCAGCACGGCCGAGCCGGGGGTGTGTCCGGGGGCGGCCTCCAGGGTGAGGTGCTCGTCGATGCGGTGGCTCCCTTCCCACAGGACGGCCCGGCCGGCGCGGTGGACGGGCGCGATGCTGTCCTCGTAGACCAGCCGGTCGTCGACGCGTGCGCCTCCCCCGTACCCGCCCCGGGGGCCGAAGTGGAAGTCGTCGGCGGCCGGGATGAGGTACTGGGCGTGGGGGAAGGTGGGCACCCACTCCCCCTCCCGGTCCGTCGTGTTCCAGCCGACGTGGTCGGCGTGCACGTGGGTGTTGACGACGACGTCCACGTCCTGCGGTCGGACGCCGGCGCGCGCCAGGGCCCCGAGGAAGTCGTCCTGCCGGTGGTGGAACGCGGGCGTCCCCGGCCGTTCGCGGCCGTTGCCGACGCCGGTGTCGACGAGGACCGTACGGCCTGCGCTGCGCACCACCCAGGTTTGCAGGGCCATGATCGCCTGGTCGTCCTCGGGCCGCCAGTGCCGGGGGGCCAGCCAGTCCGCGTTGTCCGCCCACAGGTGTTCGGGGGCGCCGGGTACGAGTTCTCGGGCGGGTGCGAAGGGGCCCTGCCATTCGACGACCCGGGTGACCTCCACCTCGCCGAGGCGGATGGTCCGGCTGCCGCTCGTCCGGTCCGTGGTGGTGTCGGTCGTGGTGTCCGTCGTGGGATCCGGGGTGTTCATCGTCATGGCTCGACCCTAGGAAGAGCCGGGTGAGCTCCTCAATGCTTCTGGTGATCATCCGGATACGCGAGACGCTCACCGCCGAGGCCCGGGATAGGGTCCCGGCATGGACGTGGTGAGCGACGCGATCGCGGCCGTGCGGGTGGGCCGGCCCTCTTCCGACCGGGTGCGGGTGCACGGGCGTTGGTGCGCGCGCTTCGCCCCGTACGACGGCGCGGGCTTCCACGTCGTCCTGGAAGGCGGCTGCCGGCTGATCCCCGACGGCGGCGCAGCCATCGCCCTCGGCCCGGGTGACGTGGTGCTGTTGCCGCACGGGACGGGGCACGTCATCGCCGACCCCGCCGCCGACGCAGCGGCCGTGGCGCGGGCGGTGCCCTACGAGGCGTTCGCCGGAGGTGGACACGACGCCGAGCCGACCGCGGCCGGAGGCGGGGACGCGGGCGGAGGCGGGTCGGCCATGGTGGAGATGTTGTGCGGAAAATACCGCCTGGACCGGAGCCGGGCGCATCCGCTGATGGCGGAGCTGCCGAAGGTCGTCCACCTGCCGCACCGGATCGGCGCCCACCCCGAACTACGGTCCGCCATCGATCTGTTGGGTCGGGAGATGGGCGGGCACCGGCCCGGGGCCCAGGTCGCCGTCACCGGCCTGCTGGACCTCCTCCTCGTCTACATGCTCCGCTCGTGGCTGGCCGAGGGCACGACGGGCGCCTGGCCTGCCGTCCTGGGTGACCCGGTGGCGGCGGCCGCGCTGCGGGCGTTGCACGCGGACCCGGCCGCGCCGTGGACCACCGAGCGGCTGGCGGCGGAGGCGGGGGTCTCCCGACCGACCCTGGCCCGGCGTTTCACCTCCCTGGTCGGGCGCCCGCCGATGGCGTACCTGACGTGGTGGCGGCTGAATCTCGCCGCCGCTCAACTGCGGGACACGGCCGACCCGTTGGCGGCCGTCGCCCGGCGTGTCGGCTACGGCAGCCCGTACGCCCTCTCGCACGCCTTCTCCCGCGCGTTCGGGACGACCCCGGGCCGCTACCGGGCTGCCCGGGGCGGCGTACCGGAATCACCCGGGAGCGGCTCACCGATGGTCGGATCGTAGGACTTGGCGAGAAACCGACCATGGCCTTTACTGTCTGACTGCGTGATCCAGTCCCACCCATCCTGATGCAGCCCACCCGTCGCAGGAGTCCCTCATGCCTCATCCCGTACGTCGTCGTTCCCGCCGCCGTCCCGGCCGGATCGCCGTCCTGGCGGCCGCCTCCCTGGTCGCGGTGCCGGCCCTGGCGGCCTGCGGCGGCGAGGCCAAGGGCAAGGCCGACGGGAAGCCCTCGGGCTCCGCCGCGAGCCCCTCACCGTCCCGGCCGGTCGTCCTGCCCGCCGCGCTGACCGCGCAGAAGCCGGACTGGCGTACCTGCCCGGCACCCTCGGCCGCGCAGGGCGGCGGCAAGGCTCCCGGCAAGGGGTGGGAATGCGCCACGATGAAGGCCCCGCTGGACTACGCGAAGCCGGACGGCGAGACCGTGGACGTCGCGCTGATACGCAAGAAGGCCACGGACGCGAACAAGCGGGTGGGTTCGCTGGTCTACAACTTCGGCGGCCCCGGGGCCTCCGGCGTCCAGGCGCTCCCGCAGTTCGCGGACGAGTACAAGAAGCTGAACGGGGTCTAC
Coding sequences:
- a CDS encoding SDR family oxidoreductase, which gives rise to MNRFTGKTVLITGGTSGMGLATAHRLVVEGARVVITGRTRARVDAAVAALGANASGVVADVAELGAVEALMGTVRDRHGRIDSLFANAGAGTFLPFESITEVDFDHTVDVNLKGVFFTVQKALPLLVDGGSIVINASWTLHRGNSVLTLYSATKAAAHNLARTLAAALAPRGIRVNSVSPGYIDTPMYRAYAPSEAEAAAVSAGIVAGRLGRPEEVAAAVAFLASSDASYVNGQDLVIDGGLVGAVPA
- a CDS encoding TetR family transcriptional regulator; the encoded protein is MAWDTARTKQLLLDAAVEEFAEFGPEGARVARVATRAGVNKERIYQYFGNKKQLFASVLESEMAKLAIAVPLTPEQAADLGEYAGRAYDYHRTHPHFLRLLAWEGLMCQDRVVAEYERTDHYEQKVAAIAEAQRAGALTADVPPAQLMQTVIALTSSWFTLPQIARMLVPEEGEGEGRDVRREALVALARRLTRA
- a CDS encoding GNAT family N-acetyltransferase, with translation MPALIAPTARLHASWLEAREEWGSDAHLDGAGLAADDDVRTAEGFAAWAERLRAYGDRSVPVEQGRVHATYWWIADGDTYLGCIDLRHYLNAFLLDAGGHIGYSVRPSARGRGVATWALGEALYEARLLAMDRVLLTCDPDNEASARTIERNGGVLEDVRETLIGAKRRYWIDL
- a CDS encoding MBL fold metallo-hydrolase → MNTPDPTTDTTTDTTTDRTSGSRTIRLGEVEVTRVVEWQGPFAPARELVPGAPEHLWADNADWLAPRHWRPEDDQAIMALQTWVVRSAGRTVLVDTGVGNGRERPGTPAFHHRQDDFLGALARAGVRPQDVDVVVNTHVHADHVGWNTTDREGEWVPTFPHAQYLIPAADDFHFGPRGGYGGGARVDDRLVYEDSIAPVHRAGRAVLWEGSHRIDEHLTLEAAPGHTPGSAVLRLASGAERAVFVGDLLHSPVQILDPAHNSCFCQDPEQAVATRRRILGRAAAERELVLPAHFGGAGALEVRANGDGFAPARWAHT
- a CDS encoding AraC family transcriptional regulator, whose product is MDVVSDAIAAVRVGRPSSDRVRVHGRWCARFAPYDGAGFHVVLEGGCRLIPDGGAAIALGPGDVVLLPHGTGHVIADPAADAAAVARAVPYEAFAGGGHDAEPTAAGGGDAGGGGSAMVEMLCGKYRLDRSRAHPLMAELPKVVHLPHRIGAHPELRSAIDLLGREMGGHRPGAQVAVTGLLDLLLVYMLRSWLAEGTTGAWPAVLGDPVAAAALRALHADPAAPWTTERLAAEAGVSRPTLARRFTSLVGRPPMAYLTWWRLNLAAAQLRDTADPLAAVARRVGYGSPYALSHAFSRAFGTTPGRYRAARGGVPESPGSGSPMVGS